In the Clavelina lepadiformis chromosome 8, kaClaLepa1.1, whole genome shotgun sequence genome, one interval contains:
- the LOC143469886 gene encoding G-protein coupled receptor 84-like — MYLYLASSYTLKHFITMSSVNVSNNFRNNTSVVESFRYLGIAIGMFDILAGTAGNILTIVAILKNRHLCKQPFNMFIVNLSVIDLLTACFMMPFNVLGYVLMDWPFSEYACILQAFFYFCCGYTSIVCLVAITINRFVGVVFPDRYHVYFTINTVRFNLFICWLVAPVLLFPFLVISLLSHANGNKPITGWNDKQLLCTFISLPQPWLAYMKIIRGIFQFLPTFLMVAGYSTMQYYVHKSNKRHLRNVKECAKYTEQILRKHSALETSRSDSMIRIEERSGPATNWEEKMTCRSLRRTFSEDNHNTRNHSHHHEKFKKSLKCRNHSAQIRRHSETHLMYLSITICSTFTLLFFPSMAINLMQNSQSFDPRVHMAASNITWLNSCVNPIIYVILHKGMRKEYKEILKQFSAWLRKRFCMTEVKRLEN; from the exons GTATTTGGGGATTGCAATTGGCATGTTTGACATTTTAGCTGGAACAGctggaaacattttgaccATCGTCGCGATTTTGAAAAACCGACATTTGTGCAAACAACCCTTCAACATGTTCATCGTTAATTTAAGCGTTATTGACCTTCTTACTGCATGTTTCATGATGCCATTCAACGTGTTGGGATACGTCCTCATGGACTG GCCTTTCAGCGAGTATGCGTGTATTCTTCAAGCATTTTTCTACTTCTGTTGCGGCTACACGTCAATAGTTTGCTTAGTCGCCATCACTATCAACCGATTTGTAGGAGTGGTGTTTCCAGACAG GTATCACGTGTACTTCACTATAAACACTGTTCGGTTCAATCTTTTTATCTGCTGGCTAGTGGCTCCTGTACTTCTTTTCCCTTTTCTGGTGATATCTTTACTGTCGCACGCTAACGGCAACAAGCCTATTACCGGCTGGAATGACAAACAGCTTCTTTGTACGTTTATATCTTTGCCTCAACCTTGGTTGGCGTACATGAAG atcATTAGAggaatttttcaatttcttccaACGTTTCTTATGGTTGCAGGTTATAGTACCATGCAGTATTACGTTCATAAGAGCAATAAGCGTCACCTTCGTAACGTCAAAGAATGCGCTAAATACACC gaACAAATTCTAAGAAAACATAGTGCGTTGGAAACCAGTAGAAGTGACAGTATGATTCGGATAGAAGAGAGATCGGGACCTGCAACCAACTGGgaagaaaaaatgacttgCCGAAG CTTGAGAAGAACTTTCAGCGAAGACAATCATAATACACGAAACCATTCACATCATCACGAGAAGTTTAAAAAG AGTTTGAAATGCCGGAATCACTCAGCTCAAATACGTCGTCACAGCGAAACCCACTTAATGTATTTAAGCATAACCATTTGTTCCACTTTTACACTTCTCTTTTTCCCGAGCATGGCAATTAATTTAATGCAAAACAG TCAGTCGTTTGATCCTCGAGTCCATATGGCGGCGTCAAACATAACGTGGTTAAACAGCTGCGTTAATCCTATCATATACGTCATATTGCATAAAGGAATGCGAAAAGAGTATAAAGAAATATTGAAACAGTTTTCTGCGTGGCTTcgaaaacgtttttgtatGACAGAAGTAAAGCGATTGGAAAACTAA